From Lewinellaceae bacterium:
TTTGCCGGAAGGCTAGAGAAAGCGCTGTCGCTATTGAAGAAAATGTAATCTAACACATTTGAAGTTCGTTCCTGCGACAAGCGGAGGTTATCCATGTAACCTCCTCTGGAATTGGTATGGCCTTCGATCCGAACTTCAGCGATCTTATTTCGATATTCCGGCTTGAGCAGTATACCGATGTACCGGGGAAAGAAATCATCGAGGATTGCCCTAAAACGGGTACGCACCCGAGCATCTCCCTCGTAGAAAAGCACCCGCTCGTTGAGAAAGCGAATAGATAGATCATCTTCCAGTTTGGCGTTCCAATTTTCCTCCGTAAAGTCTTCTTCGAATTCTACTTTGAGTTCCTCGTATAGTTTTTCAACTGTCTCACTGTAATCCTTGAGCAGGTCATCAACACTCTGCTGCTGTCGTTGGACCTGCAGGATATAGCTGATAGCAATGAACATGAAGATCACCATCAGCCCGGTCATTATATCGGAGAGGGAGACCCAGTAATTTTCGTGATTATTGAACATCAGTTAACAGCTTTGAGGCGATCAGCATATCCCATTACCATAGATTGAAGGATCTTATCGAGGCTGTGAAAGCTTTGATCCAGCCGTTCATAAAAGGCATCGTTCAGTGTATTCACCTCTTCAATCAGCTTCTCATTTCCCCCTTGCAGGATACCCACTGATTCGGAAAGCTGTTCCTTGATGTCATTGAAGAACCCTTCCGTTTGATTGCGTAGTGCTTCGATTTCCCGTAGGTTTTCGATTAGTTCTTCAACAGACTCTGTGAACCCCTGGTGTTTTTCCATCCATTGATTTGCTTTATCCCAGGTGGATTCGTAGGAACTGGTCACCCGATGTAACTGCTCAATACTCTGACGGAACTTTGTTTCTTCTGTCATGACCTCCTCAAGCTCTTTAATGAGCTTGGAAAGCCGCCCATCGTCATCAACCAATTGCCTGGTTGATGTAGAAATATCTTTAATAGCGCCTGAAGAAGTAGTAAAATCTTCCGACACCTGATGGAACTGGACAACCAGCTTTTCCACCATCTCTTTATTTTCCATCTGCCAGGTATTGAGCTGCTGAACACTTTGGTTGAGTTGCTCGAAGTTCTCCTTCACTAAGCGTTCCAGAAGCTCATTCAACCGTTCATTGAAGCCGCCGATTACATTTTCGATGGCCTGTACCAGGGCTTCGGTATTGTTCTTTGCTAAAAGGTCAGCAAACTTGTCCAGCTCTTCCTGGATGAAGAGGTTGTTGTTTTTCAACTGATCGAATATCTGCCGGTACATTTCTGCTTTTTCATCCTCTGCATTGTTCTGGCGGTTACTGAACTCCTGTAACAACTCCACTTGACGGTTTGCGTATGCGGGAGCATTCACAGCTTCACCCAATTGCTCAATGCTTTGCTTCAGTTTTAGAAGTTGCTCATGGTTATCATTCCGGAATAGGATGGTTTGCGAAAGCAGGCTCGTATCCCCATCTCCGCCCAGGCTTTGTTCCACCGCAGCAATCTGGCCGGCGATGGCTTTGCTTTCATCCCGGATGGTTTGCCGTATTTTCACCAGGTGGGTGGAAAGGCTTTCATCACTGTCGCTGGAGATTAGTTTCTGCAGGCTCTCCAACGCCTGGGTAAGCTCATAAATGGCTTGCTCTTCAGCACTAATTTTTTGAGGTTGTTTTTTAGAGTAAACTCTCTGAAGGTACTCTACAAAGCGAGCGGAGAATAAAGACAGTCCAATGCCAAAGATAGAGGAGTAAAAAGCTGTTTTCATGCCTTCCAACAAGGATGGAATGCTAGCGTCAATATCATCAACATCAAACTTTTCCAGCCCCACTGCTATGCCGATGAAAGTCCCAAGCACTCCAAGAGTTGTGAAAACCGAGGGGATAGCACTCAGTAGGAAAGGGTTGATCCTGTCTGGTTTCAAAAACCCTCGGATGAGGTAAATAACCGAAAATATTACCCATCCTATGATGAAGATATAAGGAAGCCATCTGAGAAAAGCGCCTGTTTCCATAGATATATGTCGATAGTTTTCTCAATTGTGTAGTTAAGTTTTACTGACAAACAGTGCCTTATGTTACATCTATTAGGTTTAAAAGTTAGATTCAGCTATTTCAGATACAACTTGCCTTGTAATACTTCATTTCTGGTTTAGGCGTTTATCCAGAATATTTCAGTTATTTTGGAACTGAATCCTACTTTTAATTCAACTGTTCTTATGAAAGAAAAAAAAGCCGGTGATAAATATGAGTTTGCTGATTTTCCTGAGAAATCTGACATGGTTGAGATAGATAAGCTGAGAAAATTAGCTTATCACGAAGCCGGGCACTTTGTAATGAATGCACTATTGAGAAAAGTTCCTTTTACAATTGAGGTATCGCTATTTTTTCCATCCCCGAAATCAATGTGGGTGTCAGAAGATACTGATTGTGGCCAAGTGGAAGGAGTTGGGCTTCCAATTTATGGTAGATGGTCGGATTCTGATTCTGGGAAGGAATTCGTTGATAGGATATTTTCTTGGCCAAATCCATACTCGTCGAATAAAAAATTGGCTTTCGCCAACGTTTTCCTTTCAGTCGCCGGCTTTGCTTCAGACCTTAGTTTTGTTCGCCCTGATAGAGAAATTTGTAGCTTTGGAAGTGAAAAAGGCGAACATCCAGATAGGAAGAATGCCCAAAAGTTATTGGGGCTAATTTTAGGACGCGAGATTAGCGATCTAAAGGAAAAAGAAGAAGCTCTTTCGGCATTATTAAATCGTTTAATTGAAGACGTCCGAGAAATACTGAATGCTGAAAAAGTATCTGGAGCTATTCATAAAGTCGCAGGATTTCTGATGAAACAAGATGTTGATCAAGAGGGTAAAAGGAGGGTCAGTGGCAACGAACTACAGAAGCTCTACTATGAGGTTATGAAAGAAGTTGATGAGTATGATATCCAGGTTAGATTGGATAAATATGGGTAAGAGTCGCCGCTCTATCTTGACATTCACCCATAAACTCCATTATTTTGTTACATTAGTGCAAAAAAACCGCAATATGCCGGTTCTTGTCAAGATAACGCCAGATTACTTAAGGGACACGATCGTTGAAATACGCTACGAAGCAGAGCTGCCCTATGATATCCTAAAGGGGCTATTGTATAAGGAATTAGTTAGCGACTTCCAACTGCTCTCAAAGATCAATCCGTTGGGCGTCTTCCAGCTAGGACCGCAGCAACAGCTAAAATTGGGAGGTAGCGATGTCCTTGATTTTACTGATGAAAAGATAAAGATACGTATACACGAAGAACGTATCATCTTTAACTCGCTCGGCGCATATCCAGGATGGAATAACTATTTTCCAGTAATACAGGGTGTGCTGAAAAAACTCAACAAAGCAGGTTATATCAAAAGGTTTCAAAGAGTTGGCATCCGTTATATCAGTGAATTTCCGAACATTTTCATCTTCGATCAATTGCGGATGGATCTCAATTTTGGTTTTACAGAAGAACCGACACGCAATACATCAGTAAGGACCGAGTTGGTCGAAGATGGGGCAAGAGTTGTTTTGAACTTAGTCAATAACGCAAGACGAAAACCCCCGCATCAAGATGATTTTTTCTCTATCATTGACATTGATGTATTAGGAGAGCCCCCAAAGATGGCCTCATTGGAGGAATTCTTTGAGCATATTGACCGGCTTCACAGTATTGAAAAAGACTTCTTCCTTGGCGTCCTTAAAAAGGAATTTCTGGATGCTCTTAACCCTGAATACGAATAACTATGCTGCCCATAACTTCCGACCTGCCACCGACAGGAACAGATCAGGTAGAATACTTCTTTCAGCACTCCTTTGAGCCTGAAGCGAAGGGGGAGTTGTTTGTATTTAATACAATAGAATACTTCCAGACGGAAAGCTTCTCCATGGACATAGCCCATCAGGATGTCCTGCGTCAGTTTCAAAGAAGATACGATCAACTGATGCTACTGTTTAAAAGGCGTTGGGAACAGAGTCAAACTGCATTTTTAGATATTTCCCATAAGGAAGTCTTGAAACGATCGGGCTCATTAGCCGTCTTTATCCTGCTTACCAGCCCTGAGAAGGTATCAGTTGATGTAACTTCAGAAGCTACTGTCTTTTTTACTGCCATCTATATGAATGTGAATGCCTATATCGAAGCGCACTTCGCTCCTGATGAGGAAACAGAGATTGTTTTTAATATTTACCAGAATGGCAGACCTGTTTTGGCTTATGGTGGTGAATTTGACCTAGCCGTTAACCAATATATCCGTTTCTTTGCTGAAAATTAGATCACGCTTATGGTTTATCCGGACCGATTATTACCCCGGCCGAATTACCGTCTAATCTCTGATGTTGAAGCACTGAATTCATACTTTCTTCAAAGAAGTACACCTGATTCTGATGTTATTGATCCTGAGACTAACACAATAAAGCCAAGTTATATTTCCTTCCAGTCTGGACATTTACATGACCTATCCACAAATCTCATTAGTGTTTTTGTTCCAGAAGATCGTTTTTGTCGGATCATGGGAGAAAAAAAGGATTATTATACAAGAGAATTATGGTCAGTCGGTGAGACCATAGTTACTCCATTCCATCCCAATGATTTTGAGTATATAGATACTCTTGGAGCCATCTATTTTCTCATCCATCAGCTTAATGGGTTATCCATTTCCTATAATATAGGAGATCAAGATGGTTTCATCGCTATTTGTAAGATTCTCCACACTCCTGTGCGGTCAAACTTCTGGCATTTTTCGCTTCGGTGGTTTAATGAAGAGGGAGATGTCTTACTTCAAAAAGGCAGTTGGAAAAAAAGGATGCTTACTTCCGCTAGAGCAGCATTGATTGAATTCGGAGTAATTTCTGAACCAAAAATTCAAAAAATAGACATTTCTCTTTACACCTAAAGGCTCTTGGTTGAACCAAGACTTTGCAAGTTTACCACCAGCTTTTGGTTAGAAAAACTTGCCAAGCCTCACTAACCCAACGCCCCCCACAACACCTCCACCGGATGCAGCGCCTCCCGCCCCGCCCCATCCCGAATCTGATGCCGGCAACTGGTGCCGGGCGCAGCGATGACAGCCTCCGGTGACGCCTTGCGCACCGCCGGGAACAACACCTCCTCCCCCACTTTCATACTCACCTCGTAGTGCTCTGCCTCGTAGCCGAACGAGCCGGCCATGCCGCAGCAGCCGGAGGGGATCACCTCCACGGTATAGTTTTCAGGCAAGCTGAGGGCAAAAGCAGAGACGCCCACGCTGGCCAGCGACTTCTGGTGGCAATGGCCGTGCAGCAGGATATGCCGAGGCTCGGTAGTGAACTGCTCCGCCCGGATACGGCCCGCCTCGATCTCGCGGGCCAGGAATTCTTCCACCATCAGGGCGTTCTGCCCCAGGACACGGGCCGTTTCCCGGTGCTCCGGGCGTACCAGGCGGGGGTATTCATCCCGGAAGCCGAGGATAGCGGAGGGCTCGACGCCGAGCAGGGGCGTGTCGGCGGAGACGATGTCTTTGAATAGCTCCACGTTTCTTTGCGCCATCCGTTGGGCTTCCGTCAGCATTCCTTTGGAAAAGTGAGCGCGGCCGCTCTCCTCGTGATCGATCATTCTTACCTCATAACCCAGGCGGCTCAACAGCTCGATGGCCTTGATGCCGATAGTGGTATCGTTGTAGTTGGTAAATTCGTCGCAGAAGAACCACACGGCGCCCACCGGGCCGGTGGCGGGCAGCAACTTTGCCTGGTTTTTGGCAAACCAGCGGCGGAGGGTGGTGGAGTGAAGCAGGGGCAAAGCGCGCTCGGGCGCCACATTCAGGAAGCGCTTCATCAGCCCGCTGAAAAAGGCATTGCTCAGGAAGAAGTTGCTCAGGCCCGGCGCCAGGGCAGCCAGCCCGTTCAGCCTGCCGAAATTGGCAAAGGCGCGGGAGCGCAGCGGCACGCCGTTCGATTTATAGTACTGGTGCAGGAACTCCGCTTTAAGGGTCGCCATATCCACGTTGGAGGGGCACTCGGCGGTGCAGCCCTTGCACGACAGGCAGAGGTCCATCGCTTCGTAGATTTCCGGATGGCCGAAGGGGTTGTCCTTCACGTTCATGGTCAGGAATTCGCGCAGGGTATTGGCGCGGCCCCGGGTGGTGTCCTTTTCGTCGCGGGTGGCGCGGTAGCTGGGGCACATGGTGCCGCCGGCGAAGCTGAGCTTGCGGCAGTCGCCCGAGCCGTTGCACTTCTCGGCGGCGCGCAGGATGCCCTGGGTGGCCGAGAAGTCGAAGACGGTGTCGAACTCGGGCGTCTCCTGGCCGGCCTGGTAGCGCAGGGAGCTGTTCATGGGCGGCGCGTCGACGATCTTGCCGGGGTTGAAGATGTTTTCGGGGTCCCATCTGTGTTTGACCGCTTTGAGCAGTTCGTAGTTCTGCTCCCCGACCATTAGCGGGATGAACTCGGCGCGCACCCGGCCGTCGCCGTGTTCGCCGCTCAGGGAGCCGTCGTACTTTTTGACCAGGCGGGCGACGGCTTCCGTGATGTCGTGGAAGAGCCGCTGGCCCTCGGCCTCCTTCAAGTTGAGGATGGGGCGCAGGTGCAGCTCGCCGGCGCCGGCGTGGGCGTAGTAGACCGCCTGCTGTTTAAACCCCGCCATCAGCTGGGTGAACTCCCGGATGTAGGCGGGCAGGTCCTGTATGTCGACCGCCGTATCTTCGATGCAGGCCACCGGCTTGGGGTCGCCCTCCATATTGCCCATGATGCCCAGGCCGGCCTTGCGCAGGTCCCACACCTGATTGGTGCGGGGCGCTCCGACGATGGGATAGGCGTAGCCCAGGCCGGCTTCCTTCATCGCTGCGATCATGGCCTCGGCCTGAGTTGTAGCTTCTTCAATGGTATCTCCCCGGAATTCCACCATCAGGACGGCGGCGGGGTCGCCTTCCACGAAAAAGCGGTTTTTGCGCTGCTCGATGTTCTGCTTGGTCAGGTCCATCAGGATTTTGTCCATCAGCTCGCAGGCGTCGGGCTGAAAGGACATAGCCACCAGCACCGCCTCCATCGATTCGTCGATGCTGTTGAAATGGGCGCAAACGACTACATCCTTTGGTTTGGGCAGGGGATCAACGTGCAGTTTGATCTCGGTGGTAAAGGCCAGGGTGCCCTCCGATCCGCTGAGCAATTTGCACAGGTTGAAGGGTTCGCCTTCCGGCCGGAAGGGCTGCCCTTCCAGCAGCACATCGACGGCATAACCCGTATTGCGGCGGTGAATGCTCGCCTTGGGGTAGTTCTCCCGGATGGCTTGTTGTCGCTCGGGTTGGTTCAGAGCTTCAAAGAGCTGCCGATATACCTGGTTTTCTAACGTATCCCCCTGCAATTTTTCCTGAAGTTCCTCCGGGCTAAGGGCGCAAAAAGTAGCGCCCGATCCGTCGCTGAGGATGGTTTTCAGTTCCAGCACATGATCGCGCGTAGAGCCGTACACGATGGAGGTGGTGCCGCAGGAGTTGTTGCCCACCATGCCGCCGATCATCGCCCGGTTGGCAGTGGAGGTATTGGGCCCGAAGAACAGGCCGTGCCTTTTAAGCGCTACATTCAGCTCATCGCGCACGACGCCGGGCTGCACCCGCACCCAGCCCTCTTCGGCGTTTATCTCCAGGATGTGGTTCAGGTACTTGGAAATGTCTACTACGATGCCGTCGCCTACACACTGCCCTGCCAGGGAAGTGCCCGCCGCGCGGGGGATGATGGACAGGCCGTGCTCCCGGGCAAAAAGGATGGTTTTGCGGATGTCTTCTTCGTGCCTGGGAAGGACGACGGCCAGCGGCAGCTCCCGGTACACGGAGGCGTCGGTGGCATATAGGTGGCGCATGAGGTTGCCGTAATGGAGTTCTCCGTCGAGGGCGGATTGGAGGGATTGGAGTTGTTGTTGCATGTAGTTCAGGCGGCTGCGAATTCTGTAAGGGCTCGGTGGTCAGAAGGAAAATAGCCTAAGACGATATCGGATTTGGGAATGCCTTCTTCCACCAGCATATTGGCTATTCCAACCTCGGTGGAATCATGCTGAACCCAGACTTTCCCGTTGATTATCGAAAGGAAAGCAGTTACTGTGAAAATATGCCGGTTGCCATCCCAGCCTAACCATAGAAGCTGATAATGGCAATTTTCCTGGTCGGCAACAATCAGTGCCTGGATATTTTTACTGGTTTTTTTGAATCGGCCTTTATATTCCCCGAGTACCTTCAGAATTGAATCCTGATATTTATTTACTTCAGCCATTGTTCTATTTTTTGTTCCTTTAAGTCAACTACAATCATCCTCAATTTACAACGTTCTATCGACTTTTTGATGATATAGTTGCCAATAAGGTTTTCATGTACTGTATTGGAAACAGCCAGGTATAGTTGCCGGTTTTCTCCAGATTCAGTTAATGCAGTTTCGTAATTAATGTACTGCCCCAAGGCTTCGTGGAAAGCGTAGAACAGGGAAGGCTGGATAAAACTCTTTATCTCAACGGCAATTTTTTGGGCACCCCTTTCGGCGACCAAAAGTTTTTCAGCAGCCAGGTCTATTGCAACACTATCTTCTTTTGACGAAGATGACCAATGGGTCATCTGTTACATTCCAGCCATCTTTCTCCAAGGCTCTTTTTACCGCTTCATGGATCAGGTCTCTCGCTGGCATTCTAAACTCATTTAGGTGTCAAAATCCAAAAATAAAACTTTTTTGATTACAAAATAAAAGATTTTTGATAAATTTGACAACTATTTAGTTAGGATTAGTACCCTTCGCCACGAAAGCACAAAAACACGAAATCCCACAAAATTTGGTGCGGGTTTTGTGTTTTGGTGTTTTTGTGGCGATAAAGCCGACAGGAGTGGTAGTCCAGCTAAATAGTTGCTAAATGTGACTTGTTTCTTTAGTGAAACCGATGCCTTTCTGGGCTTGGGACGGCCTGACGTTGAAGGCGAAAGGCGAAAAATTGGCATCTAACGCCGATTCAGTGCCGTATTCCGACTTCCGACTTCGCACTTCCGACTTTAAACGGTCGTACCTCCAAAGTCCAGGATGCCTTTACAAAGTGGCTTTAAAAGTGTAAATCGGAGAGTTCAAGATAAAAATTTTCGTCTTTGAACCGGATGACAAAAAAATATTGAAATGGATAAAGTAAAAAAATATCAAAAAATCATTGAAGAACTTTTGGGGGAATATGCCAATATCGAGCCGGCAGTTTCCAATGACATCGATTCCGAGTTGATCATCGACCGGGAAAGAAATCACTTTCTGGTAATGAACGTCGGATGGAAAGATAAATCTCCTGTCTACAACACCATCATCCACATCGACATCAAAGACGGCAAAGTCTGGGTGCAGCAAGACTGGACCGACGCCGTTATCGTCGACCGCCTCATGGAAAAGGGCATTGCTCAGGAAGATATCGTACTGGGGTTTCTGGCGCCTTATAAGCGGCAGTATTCGGGGTTTCCGGCTTCGTAGTAAAGGGGGCCGAACCTGCCGGGCATTTTCGACCGTCTCTATGAGCCGGTTAAAATTTGGGATTTCTGACGTTTGATTTATGATTGGCACCCTCGTCTTTTAGCA
This genomic window contains:
- a CDS encoding OmpA family protein; translated protein: MFNNHENYWVSLSDIMTGLMVIFMFIAISYILQVQRQQQSVDDLLKDYSETVEKLYEELKVEFEEDFTEENWNAKLEDDLSIRFLNERVLFYEGDARVRTRFRAILDDFFPRYIGILLKPEYRNKIAEVRIEGHTNSRGGYMDNLRLSQERTSNVLDYIFFNSDSAFSSLPAKDKELVKFWFTANGFSSGRTIDDSGKLTLYSGKEEDFTTSRRVEFRIVMKTDELVQNIMAQKKE
- a CDS encoding MotA/TolQ/ExbB proton channel family protein; amino-acid sequence: METGAFLRWLPYIFIIGWVIFSVIYLIRGFLKPDRINPFLLSAIPSVFTTLGVLGTFIGIAVGLEKFDVDDIDASIPSLLEGMKTAFYSSIFGIGLSLFSARFVEYLQRVYSKKQPQKISAEEQAIYELTQALESLQKLISSDSDESLSTHLVKIRQTIRDESKAIAGQIAAVEQSLGGDGDTSLLSQTILFRNDNHEQLLKLKQSIEQLGEAVNAPAYANRQVELLQEFSNRQNNAEDEKAEMYRQIFDQLKNNNLFIQEELDKFADLLAKNNTEALVQAIENVIGGFNERLNELLERLVKENFEQLNQSVQQLNTWQMENKEMVEKLVVQFHQVSEDFTTSSGAIKDISTSTRQLVDDDGRLSKLIKELEEVMTEETKFRQSIEQLHRVTSSYESTWDKANQWMEKHQGFTESVEELIENLREIEALRNQTEGFFNDIKEQLSESVGILQGGNEKLIEEVNTLNDAFYERLDQSFHSLDKILQSMVMGYADRLKAVN
- a CDS encoding TIGR04255 family protein translates to MPVLVKITPDYLRDTIVEIRYEAELPYDILKGLLYKELVSDFQLLSKINPLGVFQLGPQQQLKLGGSDVLDFTDEKIKIRIHEERIIFNSLGAYPGWNNYFPVIQGVLKKLNKAGYIKRFQRVGIRYISEFPNIFIFDQLRMDLNFGFTEEPTRNTSVRTELVEDGARVVLNLVNNARRKPPHQDDFFSIIDIDVLGEPPKMASLEEFFEHIDRLHSIEKDFFLGVLKKEFLDALNPEYE
- a CDS encoding FAD-binding protein, whose product is MQQQLQSLQSALDGELHYGNLMRHLYATDASVYRELPLAVVLPRHEEDIRKTILFAREHGLSIIPRAAGTSLAGQCVGDGIVVDISKYLNHILEINAEEGWVRVQPGVVRDELNVALKRHGLFFGPNTSTANRAMIGGMVGNNSCGTTSIVYGSTRDHVLELKTILSDGSGATFCALSPEELQEKLQGDTLENQVYRQLFEALNQPERQQAIRENYPKASIHRRNTGYAVDVLLEGQPFRPEGEPFNLCKLLSGSEGTLAFTTEIKLHVDPLPKPKDVVVCAHFNSIDESMEAVLVAMSFQPDACELMDKILMDLTKQNIEQRKNRFFVEGDPAAVLMVEFRGDTIEEATTQAEAMIAAMKEAGLGYAYPIVGAPRTNQVWDLRKAGLGIMGNMEGDPKPVACIEDTAVDIQDLPAYIREFTQLMAGFKQQAVYYAHAGAGELHLRPILNLKEAEGQRLFHDITEAVARLVKKYDGSLSGEHGDGRVRAEFIPLMVGEQNYELLKAVKHRWDPENIFNPGKIVDAPPMNSSLRYQAGQETPEFDTVFDFSATQGILRAAEKCNGSGDCRKLSFAGGTMCPSYRATRDEKDTTRGRANTLREFLTMNVKDNPFGHPEIYEAMDLCLSCKGCTAECPSNVDMATLKAEFLHQYYKSNGVPLRSRAFANFGRLNGLAALAPGLSNFFLSNAFFSGLMKRFLNVAPERALPLLHSTTLRRWFAKNQAKLLPATGPVGAVWFFCDEFTNYNDTTIGIKAIELLSRLGYEVRMIDHEESGRAHFSKGMLTEAQRMAQRNVELFKDIVSADTPLLGVEPSAILGFRDEYPRLVRPEHRETARVLGQNALMVEEFLAREIEAGRIRAEQFTTEPRHILLHGHCHQKSLASVGVSAFALSLPENYTVEVIPSGCCGMAGSFGYEAEHYEVSMKVGEEVLFPAVRKASPEAVIAAPGTSCRHQIRDGAGREALHPVEVLWGALG
- a CDS encoding XisI protein gives rise to the protein MAEVNKYQDSILKVLGEYKGRFKKTSKNIQALIVADQENCHYQLLWLGWDGNRHIFTVTAFLSIINGKVWVQHDSTEVGIANMLVEEGIPKSDIVLGYFPSDHRALTEFAAA
- a CDS encoding fatty-acid oxidation protein subunit alpha; translated protein: MTHWSSSSKEDSVAIDLAAEKLLVAERGAQKIAVEIKSFIQPSLFYAFHEALGQYINYETALTESGENRQLYLAVSNTVHENLIGNYIIKKSIERCKLRMIVVDLKEQKIEQWLK
- a CDS encoding XisI protein, which codes for MDKVKKYQKIIEELLGEYANIEPAVSNDIDSELIIDRERNHFLVMNVGWKDKSPVYNTIIHIDIKDGKVWVQQDWTDAVIVDRLMEKGIAQEDIVLGFLAPYKRQYSGFPAS